A portion of the Sphingorhabdus pulchriflava genome contains these proteins:
- a CDS encoding undecaprenyl-diphosphate phosphatase: MSEFWTAVILGIVEGITEFLPVSSTGHLILATELMGYDAKRWALFNIAIQPGAILAIVVLYWRTFWEVFTGLFKWDAKAVAFTRNLLLAFIPAVVLGLAFGDAIELMLENAVIVAWALIIGGFAILVVERFAKTSDAGGVANISWQRSAMVGVVQCLAMIPGVSRSGATILGAMAMGVDRKTAAEFSFFLALPTLTGATVLQLYKHRSEVSADDMGLLAVGFVVSFFVAWAVVKAFLAVVTRYGFGPFAWYRIIAGVAALVWLEMR, from the coding sequence ATGAGTGAATTCTGGACCGCAGTGATCCTCGGCATAGTCGAAGGCATAACCGAATTCCTACCGGTATCCTCAACCGGGCATTTGATCCTCGCGACCGAGCTGATGGGTTATGATGCCAAGCGTTGGGCTCTGTTCAACATCGCGATCCAGCCTGGCGCGATCCTGGCGATTGTCGTGCTCTACTGGCGGACCTTCTGGGAGGTGTTTACCGGGCTGTTCAAATGGGACGCAAAGGCCGTGGCCTTCACGCGCAACCTCTTGCTGGCCTTCATCCCCGCCGTGGTGCTGGGGCTGGCATTCGGCGACGCGATCGAATTGATGCTCGAAAATGCGGTGATTGTCGCATGGGCGCTGATCATTGGCGGCTTTGCGATATTGGTGGTGGAACGCTTCGCGAAAACCAGCGATGCCGGGGGCGTCGCCAATATCAGCTGGCAGCGTTCCGCCATGGTTGGTGTAGTCCAATGCCTAGCCATGATCCCCGGGGTCAGTCGTTCGGGAGCGACGATATTGGGGGCCATGGCGATGGGGGTGGATCGCAAGACCGCCGCCGAATTTAGCTTCTTCCTCGCCCTTCCCACTCTCACCGGGGCCACAGTGCTGCAGCTATACAAGCACCGCAGCGAGGTGAGCGCGGATGATATGGGCTTGCTGGCGGTGGGCTTTGTGGTGTCGTTCTTTGTTGCATGGGCGGTGGTGAAGGCCTTCCTCGCGGTGGTGACGCGTTATGGCTTTGGGCCTTTCGCATGGTACCGAATCATCGCCGGGGTGGCGGCTCTGGTGTGGCTGGAGATGCGGTAA
- a CDS encoding META domain-containing protein has translation MQVDKASRAACLKAASLNDAVTGPPIRYSDRLLIDARVVTGTWPQPHMKGAKAKMLCLYHRRSKRVEVQELAYPIPPAPQAMIKDVWWQAYSIDGKPVVSGSEVTLMLGSDGKVGGKSGCNGYGASYQLDGSSLKVFPPMIGTMMACAPNLMDQEQAYRALMEKATIASLTTDGKLEVVSASGATIRFTKK, from the coding sequence ATGCAGGTTGATAAGGCCTCGCGGGCCGCCTGTCTGAAAGCTGCCAGCCTCAACGATGCCGTCACCGGCCCGCCCATCCGTTATTCTGACCGGCTGCTGATCGATGCCCGCGTCGTCACCGGCACCTGGCCGCAACCGCATATGAAGGGCGCAAAGGCGAAGATGCTCTGCCTCTATCACCGGCGCAGCAAACGGGTGGAGGTTCAGGAACTGGCCTATCCCATCCCCCCTGCCCCGCAAGCGATGATCAAGGATGTCTGGTGGCAAGCCTATAGCATCGATGGCAAGCCGGTGGTGAGCGGCAGCGAAGTAACGTTGATGCTGGGCAGCGACGGCAAGGTTGGCGGCAAATCGGGCTGCAATGGCTATGGTGCCAGCTATCAGCTTGATGGCAGCAGCCTGAAGGTTTTCCCGCCGATGATCGGCACGATGATGGCCTGTGCGCCCAATCTGATGGATCAGGAGCAGGCCTATCGGGCGTTGATGGAAAAGGCCACGATCGCGAGTTTGACCACAGACGGCAAACTGGAGGTGGTATCGGCAAGCGGTGCGACCATCCGATTTACAAAGAAATAA
- a CDS encoding sensor histidine kinase, with translation MAANLPRDPGVMISTASLSAKADTAPESGTLAMWVDRAKAGLVLLAVAALFWGALYIGENAVRPAGMSPPPSLQYVPVDHQGQIAANAGRFEATYFNDPIYRSTIEEGGSRVAFQIPFSVGKNDSDLAFFLGATPGLQEIKLNGSVIQPNIPLDTLRGASDGTALYYMLPSTLLRDGANEIQVLVETQSTILALAPFHIGPAVEAARAAANVDLITSTIPIIAISFLIFATLLCMVTNWPSDDRQRIRSLMLLMGIWAARTYFITFQTPFELPFLLTSFLYYLLEVSVIVAFARHLFSGETHSAKWFKWLNWLWLALLVYLIAITAAGFAWGPALRPWFKGLAIWNAAMLFILAVVGLGLLAWGIVVRRDGRWLERLALMISLLALFIDTGDGSFDLALPFVANLPLTFYAAAPAGLLLGLGVVASIAREASEARRTVVQSNEILAAKLTEQNAELARSYDAQKQMLQRQVMLEERQRIVRDMHDGIGGQLLGLMMQVRSGGVEKKQVEEGLQSSIADLRLIVDSMDTADENLAETLRSFEHRVRAQVEAAGMVFEAHHGLDESTPGPGPRPTLQILRILQEAVTNAMRHSCATAISLSSSHDADGQIQISIADNGKGLPTKIKGGRGLTSMRSRAEAVRGTLNIISGAEGTTLKLSLPRPE, from the coding sequence ATGGCTGCAAACCTACCGCGCGATCCCGGAGTGATGATATCGACCGCATCTTTGTCGGCGAAAGCTGACACCGCTCCGGAAAGCGGAACTTTGGCCATGTGGGTCGATCGAGCAAAAGCCGGTCTGGTTCTGCTGGCGGTTGCGGCACTTTTCTGGGGGGCGCTGTACATCGGCGAAAATGCGGTGCGCCCCGCAGGAATGTCCCCGCCTCCGTCGCTGCAATATGTACCCGTCGATCATCAAGGCCAGATTGCAGCAAATGCCGGTCGCTTCGAAGCGACCTATTTCAACGATCCGATTTACCGGTCGACGATTGAAGAAGGTGGATCACGCGTTGCATTCCAAATTCCATTCAGCGTCGGGAAAAATGATAGCGATCTTGCCTTTTTCCTGGGCGCCACGCCGGGTCTTCAGGAAATCAAACTGAATGGCAGTGTGATCCAACCCAATATTCCGCTCGACACATTGCGCGGCGCGTCGGACGGTACGGCGCTCTATTATATGCTGCCTTCAACGCTGCTCCGCGACGGTGCCAATGAAATTCAAGTTCTGGTCGAGACGCAAAGCACGATATTAGCACTCGCGCCATTCCACATCGGACCGGCAGTCGAAGCCGCAAGGGCTGCAGCCAATGTGGACTTGATTACCAGCACCATCCCAATCATCGCCATATCCTTCCTGATTTTTGCAACGCTGCTTTGTATGGTTACCAACTGGCCGTCCGATGACCGGCAACGCATTCGCAGCCTCATGCTGTTGATGGGCATTTGGGCTGCTAGAACTTATTTCATTACCTTCCAGACGCCGTTCGAGCTCCCCTTCCTTCTCACCAGTTTCCTGTATTATCTGCTGGAAGTCTCGGTGATTGTCGCCTTTGCGCGCCATTTGTTCAGCGGCGAAACGCATTCGGCAAAATGGTTTAAATGGCTGAATTGGCTGTGGTTGGCGCTTCTTGTCTATCTGATTGCCATAACTGCAGCAGGATTTGCTTGGGGGCCTGCCCTGCGGCCATGGTTCAAGGGGCTTGCCATTTGGAACGCCGCAATGCTTTTCATTCTGGCGGTTGTTGGTTTGGGCTTGTTGGCTTGGGGGATTGTAGTCCGAAGGGACGGGCGCTGGCTGGAGCGACTGGCACTGATGATTAGCCTACTCGCGCTTTTTATCGATACGGGCGATGGTTCGTTCGACTTGGCCCTGCCCTTTGTGGCCAACCTCCCCCTGACATTTTATGCTGCGGCACCCGCAGGTTTGCTGCTGGGCTTGGGCGTCGTCGCCTCTATCGCGCGCGAGGCCAGCGAAGCACGCCGCACCGTCGTTCAATCCAATGAAATTCTGGCGGCAAAGTTGACCGAACAAAATGCGGAGCTGGCCCGCAGCTACGATGCACAAAAGCAGATGCTGCAAAGGCAAGTCATGCTCGAGGAACGCCAGCGCATCGTCCGCGACATGCACGATGGTATAGGTGGTCAACTGCTTGGGCTTATGATGCAGGTGCGCAGTGGCGGGGTTGAGAAAAAGCAGGTCGAGGAAGGCTTGCAATCAAGTATCGCCGATCTGCGGCTTATAGTTGATTCCATGGATACCGCCGATGAGAACCTTGCAGAAACCCTGCGTTCGTTCGAACATCGCGTGCGTGCACAGGTCGAGGCTGCCGGGATGGTATTTGAGGCGCATCACGGGCTTGATGAAAGCACCCCCGGCCCCGGTCCACGCCCGACATTGCAGATTCTGCGCATCTTGCAAGAGGCCGTGACCAATGCGATGCGTCATTCTTGTGCGACAGCAATATCGCTTTCCAGCAGCCATGATGCCGACGGACAAATTCAGATCAGCATCGCCGACAATGGCAAAGGATTGCCTACTAAAATCAAAGGCGGGCGGGGCCTCACCAGCATGCGCAGCCGGGCCGAGGCCGTCCGCGGCACGCTGAACATCATAAGCGGTGCTGAGGGCACGACACTGAAGCTTTCATTACCTCGACCCGAATAG
- a CDS encoding NAD(P)-dependent oxidoreductase: MAQERMLKFVATSQSFPEKREALLRAEDFHEIANRYAPDKAAEQASRCSQCGVPYCSVHCPLGNHIPDWLRLTAEGRLREAYELSNLTSSMPEICGRICPQDRLCEGNCVIEFSGHGAVTIGSVEKYITDAAWAEGWVEPIEVGPVRGQSVGIIGAGPGGLTAAEYLRVAGYEVHIYDRHDRAGGLLTYGIPGFKLEKDVVMRRVERLKDAGILFHTNFKVGRDASLDEMRAKHDSILIATGVYKARDIKTPGIGLSGIHAALDFLTASNRKGFGDAVPAFDDGTLNAEGKNVVVIGGGDTAMDCVRTAVRQGAKSVKCLYRRDRDNMPGSQREVANAEEEGVEFVWLSAPKAFDGKDAVAKVHVSKMRLGAPDASGRRAPEQDPEGDFTLDADMVIMALGFEPEDLPTLFGSPDLNVTRWGTIRADHVTGMTNLPGVFAVGDIVRGASLVVWAIKDGRDVVEHMHRWMQKQIIREKAAA, from the coding sequence ATGGCACAGGAACGCATGCTCAAATTCGTGGCAACAAGCCAGTCCTTCCCCGAAAAGCGGGAGGCCCTCTTGCGCGCCGAAGATTTCCACGAAATCGCCAACCGCTACGCCCCCGACAAAGCCGCCGAACAGGCCTCGCGCTGCTCGCAATGCGGCGTGCCCTATTGCTCGGTGCATTGCCCGCTCGGCAACCATATCCCCGACTGGCTCCGCCTCACCGCCGAGGGCCGCCTGCGCGAAGCCTATGAACTGTCAAACCTGACCAGCAGCATGCCCGAAATTTGCGGCCGCATCTGCCCGCAGGACCGGCTATGCGAAGGCAATTGCGTCATCGAATTTTCAGGGCACGGCGCTGTCACCATTGGCAGCGTCGAGAAATATATCACGGACGCCGCCTGGGCCGAAGGCTGGGTCGAGCCGATCGAGGTTGGCCCCGTGCGCGGGCAATCGGTGGGCATTATTGGCGCAGGCCCCGGCGGACTGACGGCGGCGGAATATCTGCGTGTCGCGGGCTATGAGGTCCACATTTATGACCGTCATGACCGTGCAGGCGGCCTCCTCACCTACGGCATCCCCGGCTTCAAGCTGGAAAAGGATGTGGTGATGCGCCGCGTCGAACGGCTGAAGGACGCAGGCATCCTCTTCCACACCAATTTCAAGGTGGGCCGCGATGCCAGTCTCGACGAAATGCGCGCGAAGCATGACAGTATCCTGATCGCAACCGGCGTCTACAAGGCGCGCGATATCAAGACGCCCGGCATCGGCCTGTCGGGCATCCATGCCGCGCTCGATTTTCTCACGGCCTCGAACCGCAAGGGCTTTGGCGATGCCGTGCCTGCGTTTGACGACGGAACGCTCAATGCCGAGGGCAAGAATGTCGTCGTCATCGGCGGCGGCGATACCGCGATGGACTGCGTCCGCACCGCAGTTCGCCAGGGCGCCAAGTCGGTCAAATGCCTCTACCGCCGCGACCGCGACAATATGCCCGGATCGCAACGCGAAGTCGCCAATGCCGAGGAAGAAGGCGTCGAGTTCGTCTGGCTCTCGGCGCCCAAAGCCTTTGATGGCAAGGATGCGGTCGCGAAAGTGCATGTCAGCAAGATGCGCCTTGGCGCTCCCGACGCCAGCGGCCGCCGCGCGCCCGAGCAGGACCCGGAAGGCGACTTCACGCTCGATGCAGACATGGTCATTATGGCGCTCGGTTTCGAACCCGAAGACCTGCCGACCCTGTTCGGCTCCCCCGATCTCAACGTCACTCGCTGGGGCACCATCCGCGCTGACCATGTCACCGGCATGACCAATCTGCCAGGCGTCTTCGCCGTGGGCGATATCGTGCGCGGCGCGAGCCTCGTCGTCTGGGCAATCAAGGACGGCCGAGACGTGGTCGAGCATATGCACCGCTGGATGCAGAAGCAGATAATAAGAGAGAAGGCTGCGGCATGA
- a CDS encoding lipase family protein — protein sequence MLSSRIRRALLALVSVGTGFLFIPSPASAREVQSPPGTLIEYSRKAGAPVGAQAWRIRYVSRNEAGRPIEVTGVVIAPKGMPNRLGRPVLAWAHGTWGVADKCTPSASPNFFAATPALDDAIARGHVVVATDYEGLGTDGPHPYLVGGSAGRSVLDAIRAAQAIPEAGASRRFAVWGESQGGHASLWTGQIAKNYAPELDLVGVAAAAPPTDLIENLTSGSDPSIRAFLTAFTAHSWSEYFGAPLDTLGNKSTQGIINRLARNNCVTLGAKPRIGAVVGVLVLRQRLKDVNLGKISPWAEIARANSPARRDYGVPFLIAQNSGDSIVGPQVTRQFSQDLCRAGARVRWVPITSETGHPTSAKDSATETLNWIDARFAGERARSDCGNF from the coding sequence ATGCTTTCCAGCCGGATAAGGCGAGCGCTGTTGGCGCTGGTGTCGGTTGGCACGGGTTTCCTCTTCATCCCCTCTCCCGCCTCCGCCCGCGAAGTGCAGAGCCCGCCCGGCACGCTGATCGAATATAGCCGCAAGGCGGGCGCACCCGTCGGCGCGCAAGCTTGGCGTATCCGCTATGTTTCACGCAATGAGGCGGGCAGGCCAATCGAGGTGACGGGCGTTGTCATAGCGCCCAAAGGAATGCCAAACCGTTTGGGTCGTCCTGTGCTCGCTTGGGCACATGGCACCTGGGGTGTGGCCGATAAATGCACACCATCGGCCAGCCCCAACTTTTTTGCCGCGACCCCTGCACTCGACGACGCAATTGCGCGCGGTCATGTTGTCGTCGCAACCGATTATGAGGGGCTGGGGACCGACGGTCCGCACCCCTATCTGGTAGGCGGTAGTGCCGGGCGCAGTGTGCTCGATGCCATCCGTGCCGCGCAGGCGATACCGGAGGCCGGAGCGTCGCGGCGCTTTGCCGTCTGGGGCGAATCGCAGGGCGGCCACGCGTCGCTTTGGACCGGCCAGATCGCCAAAAACTACGCACCGGAACTGGACTTGGTCGGCGTGGCCGCTGCAGCGCCACCAACAGATCTCATCGAAAACCTGACAAGCGGCTCCGACCCCTCAATCCGTGCCTTCCTGACGGCGTTCACCGCGCACAGCTGGTCCGAATATTTTGGTGCGCCGCTCGACACGCTAGGCAATAAATCGACGCAGGGCATCATCAACCGGTTGGCGCGCAACAATTGCGTCACGCTGGGTGCCAAGCCGCGCATTGGAGCAGTTGTGGGTGTGCTCGTGCTTCGACAGCGACTGAAGGACGTCAATCTTGGGAAGATCAGCCCTTGGGCCGAAATCGCCCGCGCCAACAGCCCTGCCCGGCGCGATTATGGCGTCCCATTTCTGATCGCGCAGAATAGTGGCGATTCCATCGTCGGCCCGCAGGTTACCCGCCAATTTTCCCAGGATCTTTGCCGTGCCGGCGCGCGGGTTCGCTGGGTGCCGATCACCAGTGAAACCGGACATCCTACAAGCGCCAAAGACAGCGCGACGGAAACGCTAAACTGGATTGACGCGCGGTTCGCGGGGGAACGAGCCCGCAGCGATTGCGGAAATTTCTAG
- a CDS encoding Crp/Fnr family transcriptional regulator, producing MNYLKHDFASRRRIFELGAWFAQLPATIQEKLLSEGRERQLNAGQKLFDQGDAPTGLHGIISGEIHIKGTASNGHDVLMAIHRPADWTGFLTCIDHQPHPMSAVAATDILFLTVPPASVHAIFETDIAAFRHLLTPELRVGRANYRWLIEMVTRPSLQRIASRLLDLARWPYGSRAGPTSPIDNVSQEDLANACNLSRQTMNSALRQLEKRGFIRIGYGRIEIVDSRGMQDFIASNPEEIGKL from the coding sequence ATGAACTATCTCAAACATGATTTTGCCAGCCGGCGCCGGATATTTGAATTAGGAGCCTGGTTTGCGCAGCTTCCTGCGACCATTCAGGAAAAATTGTTGTCGGAGGGGCGTGAGCGGCAATTGAACGCGGGCCAGAAGCTTTTCGATCAAGGTGACGCGCCGACCGGTCTGCACGGGATCATAAGCGGCGAAATTCACATCAAAGGCACAGCGAGCAACGGGCATGACGTGTTGATGGCGATCCATCGTCCGGCCGACTGGACGGGTTTTTTGACCTGTATCGATCACCAGCCGCATCCCATGTCAGCCGTTGCTGCAACCGACATATTGTTTCTGACCGTTCCTCCTGCATCGGTTCATGCAATATTCGAGACTGACATCGCGGCATTCCGACATCTTTTGACACCGGAGTTGCGCGTGGGCCGGGCCAATTATCGCTGGCTTATCGAGATGGTAACGAGACCCAGCCTACAGCGCATTGCATCGCGCCTCCTCGATCTTGCCCGATGGCCATATGGCTCGCGCGCAGGACCGACTTCCCCCATTGACAATGTCAGCCAGGAGGATTTGGCCAATGCGTGCAACCTGTCACGCCAGACGATGAACAGCGCGCTCCGCCAATTGGAGAAGCGCGGCTTTATCCGTATTGGCTATGGACGAATCGAAATTGTCGACAGCCGCGGCATGCAGGATTTTATTGCGAGCAATCCTGAAGAAATAGGCAAATTGTAA
- a CDS encoding beta/gamma crystallin-related protein, whose amino-acid sequence MKASVYVAIALAGLASVAVAQTDKMAPIGRGEATIYRDPGFQGPAVFVGEAKSNLALRWSVRSIRVRSGTWELCARTRFRSPCVTVSADESDIRRFAPQMFMVQSMRPLGYAPPPVIDPPAGTSLRGMSAEFFTAPGNANGRRILSCSNNSGSANCAADTADRFCKSVGWNGSASQTQETVNGRIYLADVLCTRTGY is encoded by the coding sequence ATGAAAGCATCAGTCTATGTTGCCATAGCCTTGGCAGGTCTTGCGTCGGTCGCGGTCGCGCAGACGGACAAGATGGCACCAATCGGACGGGGTGAGGCGACGATTTATCGTGACCCTGGCTTTCAGGGACCCGCCGTTTTCGTCGGTGAAGCGAAATCCAATCTGGCGCTACGCTGGTCGGTGCGATCAATCCGCGTGCGTAGCGGAACATGGGAATTGTGTGCGCGAACCCGTTTCCGCTCCCCTTGCGTCACGGTTTCGGCAGACGAAAGCGACATCCGCCGGTTTGCGCCACAAATGTTCATGGTCCAATCCATGCGACCGCTTGGATATGCACCTCCGCCGGTAATTGACCCGCCGGCTGGCACTTCGTTGCGGGGCATGAGTGCGGAGTTTTTCACAGCACCAGGCAATGCAAACGGACGACGGATTCTCTCCTGTTCCAATAATAGCGGTTCAGCGAATTGTGCAGCAGACACGGCAGACCGGTTCTGCAAATCGGTGGGATGGAACGGATCAGCGAGCCAGACACAGGAAACGGTCAATGGCCGTATCTATCTGGCTGACGTGCTTTGCACGCGCACGGGATATTAA
- a CDS encoding complex I NDUFA9 subunit family protein: MSILNGKLVTVFGGGGFVGRYVVQALCAAGARVRVAVRDTRGAVIVKPLGNLGQVSLCAADITKPATVANALVGADMAVNLVGSFDNLDAIQRVGAANVAQAAAKAGVTAFVHMSAIGADANSEAEYGRSKAGGEAAVHAAFPNASILRPSIIFGREDQFINRFAVLIRMLPVVPVIGADTKFQPVFVGDVARAVVAALQGPGGQTLELGGPQIFSMLQLNEWIAKATGHKKLFVPVPDAAAKLLTFIPGGPISGDQLKMLAQDNVVSGANGLEALGITATPLDAVAHDWLTLYRKHGRFGDAAAA; this comes from the coding sequence ATGAGCATACTCAACGGTAAATTGGTAACGGTGTTCGGCGGCGGCGGTTTTGTCGGGCGCTATGTGGTGCAGGCACTTTGTGCGGCGGGTGCCCGTGTGCGCGTCGCGGTGCGCGATACGCGCGGTGCGGTGATCGTGAAGCCGCTGGGCAATCTGGGCCAGGTCTCGCTCTGCGCCGCTGACATCACCAAGCCCGCAACCGTTGCCAACGCTCTGGTTGGCGCTGACATGGCGGTGAACCTTGTCGGCAGCTTTGACAATCTGGACGCAATCCAGCGCGTGGGTGCGGCGAATGTCGCGCAGGCGGCGGCCAAGGCTGGCGTTACCGCCTTCGTCCATATGTCTGCGATCGGAGCAGACGCAAACAGCGAGGCGGAATATGGGCGCAGCAAGGCGGGCGGCGAAGCGGCTGTGCATGCGGCTTTCCCCAACGCCAGCATCCTGCGCCCCTCGATCATCTTTGGCCGTGAAGACCAGTTCATCAACCGCTTCGCCGTATTGATCCGGATGCTGCCCGTTGTGCCGGTGATCGGTGCCGATACGAAATTTCAGCCGGTGTTTGTAGGGGATGTCGCGCGCGCCGTGGTCGCTGCGTTGCAGGGCCCGGGCGGGCAAACGCTCGAACTTGGCGGGCCGCAGATTTTCTCGATGCTTCAACTGAACGAATGGATCGCCAAGGCGACCGGACACAAGAAGCTGTTTGTGCCTGTCCCCGATGCAGCCGCCAAGCTGCTCACCTTCATCCCCGGCGGGCCGATTTCGGGCGATCAGCTCAAGATGCTGGCGCAAGATAATGTTGTGTCGGGCGCGAACGGGCTGGAAGCGCTAGGCATTACCGCCACGCCACTGGATGCCGTGGCGCATGACTGGTTGACGCTCTATCGTAAGCATGGCCGCTTTGGCGATGCGGCGGCGGCTTGA
- a CDS encoding DUF1176 domain-containing protein encodes MPKWRLIAALALFATWQIHAEDSPPGDWTAPEVMEFGDWSVACDNARECTAVSVSRDYLKRIESVDPGDYAMPKLWVKRRAGPSQQPRVFVDGTVWGKVDPEPDVAALLVYYECDGDCTGRAYNLKRIESGRYELDPAQAAAFFAESVKTSRAATRHRNGAMHGIISTSGLTAAMRYIDESQQRRDTVTAVYAKGKRQAIAVPPEPRRPTVKVVRGVEEPVPETYDYTTLNQKRGKYCPIFGGTNSDPPIQRFKLNNGQALWAAGCGSNPHYEKRIWLIETTDNQFKVFTLPRPEQGRPAELPILPNSDFDPASGQITSYSGGMCGWRRRWAWTGSAFEMVDSIEMPACIDILPNQWLQTYRAIPE; translated from the coding sequence GTGCCTAAATGGAGGCTGATTGCTGCGCTCGCTCTATTTGCGACGTGGCAGATTCATGCTGAAGATTCCCCACCCGGCGACTGGACGGCGCCCGAAGTAATGGAATTTGGCGACTGGTCGGTCGCCTGCGACAATGCGCGTGAATGCACTGCGGTCAGCGTATCACGCGACTACCTGAAGCGGATCGAAAGCGTCGATCCGGGCGATTATGCGATGCCAAAGCTTTGGGTCAAACGCAGGGCCGGGCCATCGCAGCAACCCCGCGTGTTTGTTGATGGCACGGTCTGGGGCAAAGTTGATCCCGAACCAGATGTGGCGGCATTGCTTGTCTATTATGAGTGCGACGGGGATTGCACCGGGCGGGCCTATAATCTGAAACGGATAGAATCGGGGCGCTATGAACTGGACCCAGCGCAAGCCGCTGCCTTTTTTGCCGAAAGCGTAAAGACCAGCCGGGCAGCAACGCGACACCGGAATGGTGCGATGCATGGCATCATTAGCACCAGTGGGCTTACAGCTGCCATGCGGTACATCGATGAAAGTCAGCAGCGGCGCGATACCGTTACGGCTGTATATGCAAAGGGTAAAAGGCAAGCCATCGCCGTCCCACCCGAACCGCGTCGCCCGACAGTGAAGGTCGTTCGGGGCGTAGAGGAACCGGTCCCCGAGACCTATGATTACACCACGCTAAACCAAAAACGCGGCAAATATTGCCCGATTTTTGGCGGCACAAATTCTGATCCGCCCATTCAGCGATTTAAGCTGAACAATGGTCAAGCCTTATGGGCTGCAGGTTGCGGATCGAACCCGCATTACGAAAAACGCATCTGGTTGATTGAAACCACCGACAACCAGTTCAAAGTCTTCACACTCCCCCGCCCCGAACAAGGCCGCCCTGCGGAATTGCCAATTCTGCCAAATAGTGATTTCGACCCCGCATCAGGCCAGATAACCAGCTATTCGGGTGGAATGTGTGGCTGGCGACGGCGATGGGCGTGGACTGGCTCTGCATTTGAAATGGTGGATTCGATTGAAATGCCTGCCTGTATCGACATACTGCCCAATCAATGGCTGCAAACCTACCGCGCGATCCCGGAGTGA